One window of Aerococcus tenax genomic DNA carries:
- a CDS encoding DUF6287 domain-containing protein: MNKANHKLLSLTALLALFLVGCQNNTESSTANSQSQASVSSEASSSKEESKAKESSKEESKAKEKEASKEEKEENSTKEEKAESESRAKETESESSANESSVPTIAGDLARTTSQQALDIDQIQQGDLSTLVGTWRNGRGQEFVFYEDGRVDPGSYLNLDNFKREDQFLVADLRSNGGVGGAALYIIPAGVEVYTPIDHLVDASDKSRDRLLGGHTYDMIEYPEEFFYRVD; the protein is encoded by the coding sequence ATGAATAAAGCAAATCACAAACTCCTATCCCTAACCGCCCTACTCGCCTTATTCCTTGTCGGTTGTCAAAACAACACTGAGAGCTCCACCGCCAATTCCCAAAGCCAAGCGTCAGTAAGTTCTGAAGCCAGTTCATCTAAGGAAGAATCCAAAGCCAAGGAATCAAGCAAAGAAGAATCTAAAGCCAAGGAAAAGGAAGCCAGCAAAGAAGAAAAAGAAGAGAACTCTACCAAGGAAGAAAAAGCTGAAAGTGAAAGCCGAGCGAAAGAGACCGAATCAGAAAGTTCAGCCAATGAGTCGTCAGTCCCCACCATTGCAGGCGATCTCGCTCGTACTACCTCCCAGCAAGCCCTAGACATCGATCAAATCCAACAAGGAGATCTTTCCACTCTAGTTGGAACCTGGCGTAATGGTCGAGGGCAAGAGTTTGTCTTTTATGAAGACGGGCGCGTCGATCCTGGCAGTTATCTCAATCTAGATAATTTCAAAAGAGAAGACCAATTTTTAGTGGCAGACCTTAGATCCAATGGCGGTGTTGGTGGAGCAGCCTTATATATTATTCCGGCTGGAGTAGAAGTTTATACCCCTATCGATCACCTAGTCGATGCCTCAGATAAGAGTCGTGACCGCTTACTTGGAGGGCACACTTATGACATGATCGAATACCCTGAAGAATTCTTTTACCGGGTAGACTAA
- a CDS encoding uroporphyrinogen decarboxylase family protein — MSKIELIKKVINKEVTDYVPFSFKSHLPEVDHDPVKYAQALAEKVHQYDLDYAGHSSNGLFTVEDYVDEVDHSPVYKGGVSIVVKTPYNQPADLKKLPHDLDISTPSYQRELKSLTYLLDRLGDQVPVTVISFSPLTILDKLTKGRAVEFIRSEENELIHQTLENLTNVQVQYVQAALDLGAAGVYLASQFVRYDRVTKEEYLEFGKPYDLKILEAAKAGWFNSFHAHGTDIMFDLIKDYPIQVFNWHAFESLPSVEEVFKYSDFVLNCGVDRFSFNDFNRNLIRNQIYQIYKATQGQRLLFSPSCGTNSFFDPELIYYIKEVKAETDRLFNLRTEA; from the coding sequence ATGAGTAAAATTGAATTAATCAAAAAAGTTATTAATAAAGAAGTCACCGACTATGTCCCTTTTTCCTTTAAATCCCACTTGCCTGAAGTCGACCATGACCCGGTTAAATATGCCCAGGCCCTAGCGGAAAAAGTTCACCAGTATGACTTGGATTACGCTGGCCACAGCAGTAACGGGCTCTTCACGGTGGAAGACTATGTGGATGAAGTCGACCATTCCCCGGTTTACAAGGGTGGCGTGTCCATCGTAGTCAAAACCCCCTATAACCAGCCAGCGGATTTGAAGAAGCTACCCCATGACCTCGATATCTCTACTCCTTCTTACCAGCGCGAGTTGAAATCGCTGACTTACCTATTAGACCGCTTAGGTGACCAAGTCCCTGTGACCGTGATTTCCTTCAGTCCCCTAACCATCCTGGACAAGTTGACTAAGGGTCGGGCAGTTGAGTTTATCCGCAGTGAGGAAAATGAACTCATTCACCAAACCCTAGAAAACTTGACCAATGTCCAAGTTCAATATGTTCAGGCAGCCTTGGACTTGGGAGCCGCTGGTGTCTACCTGGCCTCTCAGTTTGTTCGCTATGACCGGGTAACGAAGGAAGAATATTTAGAATTTGGTAAACCTTATGACCTAAAGATTTTAGAAGCAGCTAAGGCGGGCTGGTTTAACAGCTTCCATGCCCACGGGACTGATATTATGTTTGACCTGATCAAGGATTATCCGATTCAGGTCTTTAACTGGCATGCCTTTGAATCCTTGCCTAGCGTAGAGGAAGTCTTCAAGTATAGCGATTTCGTCCTGAATTGTGGGGTGGACCGCTTTAGTTTTAACGATTTCAACCGTAACCTGATCCGAAACCAAATCTACCAAATCTACAAAGCTACCCAGGGGCAACGCTTATTATTCAGCCCGTCTTGTGGGACCAATAGCTTCTTTGACCCCGAGCTGATCTATTATATTAAAGAAGTGAAAGCGGAGACTGATCGCCTCTTTAATTTGAGGACTGAAGCCTAG
- a CDS encoding methionine ABC transporter permease, translated as MEASLVKLSAILGPSVFDTAYMVFFTMILSTALGFVIAVALYYTDKEGLRPNALIYSILDVFINIVRSFPFIILVVAVIPLTRGIVGGVIGRTAALVPLTISGTATVARLLENSFREVGRPLIEAIRSFGASDYQIMKEVVLVEAAPLVIVNLTVAIIGIIGTTSAAGTVGAGGLGSVAINYGYNSFDSVIMYGTVLVIILIVHCAQFVGNYLYKQSLR; from the coding sequence ATGGAAGCCAGTTTAGTAAAATTATCAGCCATTTTAGGGCCATCGGTTTTTGACACGGCTTATATGGTGTTTTTTACCATGATCTTGTCGACCGCCTTAGGTTTTGTCATCGCTGTGGCCTTGTACTATACCGATAAAGAAGGGTTAAGACCCAATGCACTCATTTATAGCATTTTAGATGTTTTCATTAATATTGTGCGGTCTTTTCCCTTTATTATCCTGGTCGTAGCCGTCATCCCCTTAACGCGGGGGATTGTTGGCGGGGTGATTGGACGGACTGCGGCCTTGGTCCCCTTAACCATCAGCGGAACCGCTACTGTGGCGCGCTTATTAGAGAATTCCTTCCGGGAGGTGGGCCGGCCCTTGATTGAGGCGATCCGTTCATTTGGAGCTAGTGACTACCAAATCATGAAGGAAGTCGTCTTAGTAGAAGCCGCTCCCCTGGTGATTGTGAACTTAACCGTGGCTATTATCGGGATTATCGGAACCACTTCAGCTGCCGGAACCGTTGGCGCTGGCGGATTAGGTTCAGTGGCGATTAACTACGGCTACAACAGCTTTGACTCAGTGATTATGTACGGGACCGTCCTGGTGATTATCCTCATTGTCCACTGTGCCCAATTTGTCGGCAATTACCTCTATAAACAGTCCTTAAGATAG
- a CDS encoding methionine ABC transporter ATP-binding protein — protein MTEPLVEIRHLQKNYGNFQVLSDINLTINEGDIYGLVGKSGAGKSTLLRCINGLESFDGGSIHVLDEDIQTLSGDSLRHLQKEIGMIFQQFELINRKTVRENVALPLKLWNIEETEERIQSLLDLVDMSAKADAYPSKLSGGQKQRVGIARALSLNPKLLLSDEATSALDPSITRSIIDLLQKINQKLKLTIIVVTHEIEVVKKICNKLAILENGKIVAAGNTVDLFLDQPPALRRLMGIEAETESQVAAGRFEFKLVLPDVDQQKDLLSKIFSDLQISYSIEDAHYEEINDRTTAYFKIQIDSRHQALLEKYLKDHQIEWRE, from the coding sequence ATGACCGAGCCCTTAGTAGAAATCAGACACTTACAAAAAAACTACGGTAATTTTCAGGTGCTTTCGGATATCAATCTCACCATCAATGAAGGGGATATCTATGGCCTGGTGGGCAAGAGCGGGGCGGGGAAGTCTACCTTGCTGCGCTGCATTAACGGTTTGGAGAGTTTTGATGGGGGTTCTATTCATGTTCTCGATGAAGATATTCAAACTTTATCGGGCGATTCGCTCAGACACTTGCAGAAAGAAATTGGTATGATTTTTCAGCAGTTTGAGTTAATTAACCGCAAAACGGTCCGTGAGAATGTCGCCTTGCCCCTAAAATTATGGAATATTGAAGAGACTGAGGAGCGTATCCAGAGCTTATTGGATTTAGTGGATATGTCAGCTAAAGCAGACGCCTATCCCAGCAAACTATCCGGGGGCCAAAAACAACGGGTGGGCATTGCCCGAGCCCTGTCTTTGAACCCGAAACTCCTCCTTTCTGATGAAGCCACGTCTGCCCTCGACCCCTCCATTACCCGTTCAATCATCGACCTCTTGCAGAAGATCAACCAAAAATTGAAGCTAACCATTATCGTGGTCACCCATGAAATTGAAGTAGTGAAAAAAATCTGCAATAAGTTAGCCATTCTTGAGAACGGTAAGATTGTGGCAGCCGGGAATACGGTGGATCTCTTCCTTGACCAACCACCAGCTTTAAGACGCCTTATGGGAATTGAAGCTGAGACCGAATCCCAAGTGGCAGCGGGTCGCTTTGAATTTAAATTGGTTCTCCCTGATGTGGACCAGCAAAAGGACCTCTTATCCAAGATATTCTCTGACTTACAGATTTCCTACTCGATCGAGGATGCCCACTATGAGGAAATCAACGACCGGACGACCGCTTATTTTAAAATTCAAATCGATTCACGCCACCAAGCCTTATTGGAAAAATATTTGAAAGACCATCAGATTGAATGGAGGGAATAG
- a CDS encoding MetQ/NlpA family ABC transporter substrate-binding protein yields the protein MKKIVLSLVAIAIVAAGFIFFSRQQEEKKVVLGVSGQSAGMTKYVEQALKEKGYKLELSVAESTIASNEGLMDGSVDVNIMQHEAYMNQFNKDRGASLVKAGKPLFEQFIGVYSRKHKSLDELPDGAKVAIQNDASNIQRALRVLEQAKLIEVKQDIPKGETLTPLDVTSNPHNLEFVELGGGTLIESLDEVDIAIFSGLAAHKAGFKTEDALYKFEPKDLKANALILATKDGNQDKEAVKIIHDAFETKESAELVKEVSGGTWFPYTGD from the coding sequence ATGAAAAAAATTGTCTTGTCTCTTGTTGCAATAGCCATCGTTGCCGCGGGCTTTATCTTTTTTTCTCGACAGCAAGAAGAAAAGAAGGTGGTTCTCGGTGTCAGTGGGCAGAGTGCCGGAATGACTAAATATGTTGAACAAGCCTTGAAGGAAAAAGGCTACAAGCTAGAACTGTCTGTGGCTGAAAGTACCATTGCAAGTAATGAAGGCTTGATGGATGGGTCAGTCGATGTGAATATCATGCAACATGAAGCCTATATGAACCAATTTAATAAAGACCGTGGTGCCAGTTTAGTCAAAGCCGGCAAACCCCTCTTTGAGCAATTTATCGGCGTTTACAGTAGAAAGCATAAATCACTAGACGAACTTCCTGATGGGGCCAAAGTAGCGATTCAAAATGATGCTTCAAATATTCAACGCGCTCTTCGTGTCTTAGAACAGGCCAAATTAATTGAAGTCAAACAAGATATCCCTAAAGGAGAAACCTTAACTCCGCTTGATGTGACCTCTAACCCCCATAATCTGGAGTTTGTGGAATTAGGTGGCGGCACCTTGATCGAGTCTCTTGATGAGGTGGATATTGCCATCTTCAGTGGTTTAGCGGCACATAAGGCCGGCTTTAAGACCGAAGATGCCCTGTACAAATTTGAACCCAAAGATTTAAAGGCCAACGCGCTCATCCTAGCCACCAAGGACGGCAACCAAGATAAAGAGGCGGTCAAGATTATCCATGACGCCTTTGAAACCAAGGAATCCGCTGAACTGGTGAAAGAGGTCAGTGGTGGGACCTGGTTCCCTTACACAGGTGATTAA
- a CDS encoding Rpn family recombination-promoting nuclease/putative transposase has translation MRYKPTNDLLFKKTFTSIGNEALLQALIQDLTGTSFEAVEVTTPYNFERFKQDAQEEAQANTLIYTEVDLRARTSTGDLVTIEMQVRFPDYFIERTQYYAYSAYVAAYADEVSMRQKRNKYSSIHSVYGINISASNLYEPHHAALRVYEMQDTQIGEPLAQMNGRQIEDVKLIYLDLTNTNLPEDSAVYHWWRFFNGLDSLPQAPAYIDRAYDLIALDNMTKEEITMINQLEYHKANSEALLATAERVGREAGIETGRKEGIEVGRESERKSTIQKMIANGMTTGQIAVILDLPIEEVEKFLENPEDSGR, from the coding sequence CACTAATGATTTACTATTTAAAAAAACCTTTACTAGTATAGGTAACGAAGCCCTCCTCCAAGCATTGATTCAGGATTTAACCGGGACAAGTTTTGAAGCCGTCGAGGTGACGACGCCCTATAATTTTGAACGCTTTAAACAGGATGCTCAAGAAGAAGCTCAAGCCAACACCCTCATTTACACTGAAGTTGATCTTCGTGCCCGGACTTCAACGGGCGATTTAGTAACGATTGAGATGCAGGTCCGTTTTCCCGATTATTTTATCGAACGTACCCAATATTATGCTTACTCTGCTTATGTAGCAGCTTATGCTGATGAAGTCTCCATGCGTCAAAAACGTAATAAATATTCCAGTATTCACTCTGTTTACGGAATTAATATTTCTGCTTCTAACTTGTATGAGCCACATCATGCCGCTCTGCGTGTCTACGAAATGCAGGATACCCAGATCGGCGAGCCCCTCGCCCAAATGAATGGACGGCAAATTGAAGATGTGAAACTCATTTATTTGGATCTCACCAATACGAACTTGCCAGAAGATTCCGCAGTCTATCATTGGTGGCGGTTTTTCAATGGCTTAGACAGTTTACCCCAAGCACCAGCTTATATTGACCGTGCCTATGATTTGATCGCACTAGACAACATGACGAAAGAGGAGATCACGATGATTAATCAATTAGAGTACCATAAGGCCAACAGTGAGGCGCTATTGGCGACGGCAGAGCGTGTAGGGCGTGAGGCAGGTATAGAGACAGGGCGTAAAGAAGGAATAGAAGTAGGTCGTGAATCGGAACGCAAATCAACGATTCAAAAAATGATCGCTAATGGTATGACTACTGGCCAAATTGCAGTTATTTTAGATCTGCCGATTGAAGAGGTTGAGAAATTCCTAGAGAACCCAGAGGATAGTGGCCGATAG